NNNNNNNNNNNNNNNNNNNNNNNNNNNNNNNNNNNNNNNNNNNCGGATGGGGGCAGCCGGGTACCTGCTCAAGCGCTCGGTGACCGAGGAGCTCCTGCTGGCCATCCGGGCGGCCGCCCGGGGCGAGACCTACCTGAGCCCCTCGGTCTCCCGCGTGTTGCTGGACGCCGTGCGCCAGGAGGGTGCCGAGCCCAAGGGGCAGGTGGTGCTGGAGCGCCTCACGCCCCGGGAGCGCCAGGTGCTCCAGCTCGTGGCCGAGGGGCGCTCCAACAGCGAGATCGGGCGGACTCTGGGGGTGACCAAGAAGACCGTGGAGAAGCACCGGGCGAGCCTGGTGGGCAAGCTGGGGGTGAAAGACCTGGCCGGTCTCATCCGCATTGCCCTCAAGCAGGGGCTGATCTTTCTGGAGGAGTAGGGCGGCGCAGGGGAGGGTGGGCGCCCCACCCCCAGGGGAGCAGTGGGGCGGAATAGTTTGGAAGGTAGGGTTTGCCCCCATATCTTCCCCCGTCCCGGGCGCGCGACTCTTAGAGCCCTTTTCCGGGACAACCCCCCACCCAACGGAGGCTCCATGAACCTGCGCCAGCCCAACGCCAACGAGGCAACCAGCACCTTCAACCGCTCTCGCGACGTGGTCCCCATGTCGGGGATCTGCACCGCCTGCCTGGACGGGTGCAAGGGGGGGTGCGAGATCTGGCTCGCGAGCTTCCGGGGCCGCGAGGTGCTCTACCCCTCCCGCTACGGCGAGGTCACCGCGGGCGCCGACAAGAACTACCCCGTCGACTACTCCCACCTCAACATCCAGGGCTACGCAGTCGGGGCCGAGGGGCTTCCGGCCGGCACCGAGCCGGGGCCCGACACGGCGATCTTCCCGGCGGTGAGCACCGAGACCTCCTACGGGTGGGACAAGAAGGTCCAGATGAAGGCGCCGGTCTTCACCGGCGCCCTGGGGTCCACGGACATCGCCCGCAAGAACTGGGAGCACTTCGCCGTGGGCGCGGCCATCGCCGGCGTCACCC
The DNA window shown above is from Thermodesulfobacteriota bacterium and carries:
- a CDS encoding response regulator transcription factor, giving the protein RMGAAGYLLKRSVTEELLLAIRAAARGETYLSPSVSRVLLDAVRQEGAEPKGQVVLERLTPRERQVLQLVAEGRSNSEIGRTLGVTKKTVEKHRASLVGKLGVKDLAGLIRIALKQGLIFLEE